The Thermasporomyces composti region GGCCACGCGCGCGGCGCTCCCCGCGCTTGCGTGCCCACGCCGGTCTGACAGGATGCGGTGCGACACCCCTGTTTACATCGATGTAGGAACGCACGTTCACCGCGAAGGAGCCAGCCGTGCCGGCGGAGTCCCAGGCAGCCAGCGATCCCATCCCCACGACCACGCCGACCGCGGGGGCCGCCAGCGAGCTTCCCCGGCCCGAGTACCCTCGCCCGCAGTTCGTTCGAGCGGACTGGTTGAACCTCAACGGCTACTGGCAGTTCGAGATCGACCCGGGCGACTCGGGTCTCGAACGCGGCCTGCTCGACCGAGAGCTCAGCGGGCGAATCCTCGTGCCCTTCGCTCCCGAGTCCAGCCTGTCGGGCGTGGGCGAGGTCGACTGGCTCCACGCGGTCTGGTACCGACGCACGGTCCGCGTCCCGGAGGCGTGGGCCGGACGCACCGTGCTGCTGCACTTCCAAGCTGTCGACTACGACACCACGGTGTGGGTCAACGGCACCGAGGTGGCCCGTCACCGCGGTGGCTGGACGCCGTTCACCGCGAACCTCGGCGAGGTCGCGGGCCAGGAGATCACGATCGTGGTCCGCGCCCGCGACCCCAAGGGCGAGCCGATCGCTCGGGGCAAGCAGTCCGACCGCTACGGCAACTACGGGTGTCTCTACACCCGCACGACTGGCATCTGGCAGACGGTGTGGATGGAGCCGGTGCCGACGACCCACCTGCGCCGGCCCCGGATCACGCCGGACGTCGCCGGGGGCGCGTTCCACCTCGAGCTCCCGCTCGCCGGGCCGCGCCGTGGCATCACCGCCCGCGCCCGGTTGACCGACGACGCGGGGGTCGTCTCGACCGCCAGCGTGCGCGCCGACCTCGACTTCGCCGCCCGGCTCACCCTGCCCGTCCCGGAGGAGCGTCGCCGGCTCTGGTCGCCCGAGGATCCCTTCCTCTACGGCCTCGAGCTGGAGCTCGTCGCCGAGGACGGCACCGTGGTCGACAGCGCGACCAGCTACGCCGGCCTCCGGTCGGTCACCATCGACGGCCACGCGATCCTGCTCAACGGCCAGCCGGTGTTCCAGCGACTCGTGCTCGACCAGGGCTACTACCCGGACGGCATCCTGACCGCGCCCGACGACGCCGCGCTCGTCCGTGACATCGAGCTCGCCAAGGCCGCGGGCTTCAACGGCGCCCGCCTCCACCAGAAGGTGTTCGAGGAGCGCTTCCTCTACCACGCCGACCGGCTGGGCTACCTATGCTGGGGCGAGTTCGGCGACTGGGGCTGCAACACCGGCAAGGACGGGGACAACCAGCAGCCGGGCGCCACCTACATCACCCAGTGGCTGGAAGCCGTCGAGCGGGACTACTCCCACCCCTCGATCATCGGGTGGTGCCCGCTCAACGAGACCTGGCAGCGTCTCCACGACCGGATCACCGTCCTGGACGACGTCACCCGCGGCATGTTCCTGGCGACCAAGGCCGCCGACCAGACCCGGCCGGTCCTCGACGCCTCCGGCTACTCCCACCGGGTGCGGGAGAGCGACGTCTACGACTCGCACAACTACGAGCAGGACCCCGAGAAGTTCGCGGCCGCGATGGCCGGCTTGGCCGAGGGCCGTCCCTTCACCAACTCCGGCGGGCCCGACCGCCCGTGGTCGGTGCCGTACGCCGGACAGCCCTACTTCTGCAGCGAGTTCGGTGGCATCTGGTGGAACCCCGACGCCCGAGAGGACGAGGACTCGTGGGGCTACGGCGAGCGTCCGCGCAGCCTGGAGGAGTTCTACCAGCGGTTCGAGGCGCTGGTCAGTGTCCTGCTCGATGACCCGAAGATGTTCGGCTACTGCTACACCCAGCTCACCGACGTCTACCAGGAGCAGAACGGCATCTACCGCTTCGACCGGAGCCAGAAGTTCGACCTCGAGCGGATTCGCGCCGCTCAGACCCGGCCGGCCGCGATCGAGAAGGCGGCGCGATGACGTCACCGGCAGGAACGGCGAGCGAGGCGAGTCCGCTCGCCTTCCTCGCCGCCGCGGTCGACAGCTACGCGCCGTACCTGCAGGAGTCCGG contains the following coding sequences:
- a CDS encoding glycoside hydrolase family 2 protein, with product MPAESQAASDPIPTTTPTAGAASELPRPEYPRPQFVRADWLNLNGYWQFEIDPGDSGLERGLLDRELSGRILVPFAPESSLSGVGEVDWLHAVWYRRTVRVPEAWAGRTVLLHFQAVDYDTTVWVNGTEVARHRGGWTPFTANLGEVAGQEITIVVRARDPKGEPIARGKQSDRYGNYGCLYTRTTGIWQTVWMEPVPTTHLRRPRITPDVAGGAFHLELPLAGPRRGITARARLTDDAGVVSTASVRADLDFAARLTLPVPEERRRLWSPEDPFLYGLELELVAEDGTVVDSATSYAGLRSVTIDGHAILLNGQPVFQRLVLDQGYYPDGILTAPDDAALVRDIELAKAAGFNGARLHQKVFEERFLYHADRLGYLCWGEFGDWGCNTGKDGDNQQPGATYITQWLEAVERDYSHPSIIGWCPLNETWQRLHDRITVLDDVTRGMFLATKAADQTRPVLDASGYSHRVRESDVYDSHNYEQDPEKFAAAMAGLAEGRPFTNSGGPDRPWSVPYAGQPYFCSEFGGIWWNPDAREDEDSWGYGERPRSLEEFYQRFEALVSVLLDDPKMFGYCYTQLTDVYQEQNGIYRFDRSQKFDLERIRAAQTRPAAIEKAAR